Genomic DNA from Thermus amyloliquefaciens:
CCGAAGAGCTCCTTAAGGAGCTGGAGGAACGCTACGCCGCCATCGGCAAAAGCCCCCTCAACGAGATCACCCTGGCCCAGGCCATCAGGCTCCAGGCGCTTTTGAACCTCGAGGCCCCCGCCTACCCCAAGCGCCTCCTGGGCCCCTTTGGCCCCCGCACCCCCCAGGGCCCGGCCAGGGTGTACGTGGGCACCAAGCACTGGCACCCCTCCATTGGAGAAGCCATCGCCGCCATGCACGAGGACGGGGTGAAGCGGGCGGTGGCCATCGTGGCCGCCCCCCACTACTCCCTAAGGAGCGTGGCCGAGTACAAGGAGAAGGTGGAGCAGGCCCTGAAAGCCCTACCCGAGCCCATGGAGTTCCTCTGGGTGGAAAGCTACGAGGCCCACCCCGGCCTCATCGCCGCCTACGCCCGGCGCCTGGAGGAGGCCATCTGGCGGCTGCAAGAGCCCAGGAAGGCGGCCTACGTCTTCACCGCCCACTCCATCCCCCTTTCGGCGGTGGAGCGGGGGGACCCCTATCCCCGCCAGGTGGAAAGGACGGCGGAGCTCATCGCCAAGAGGCTTGCCCTTCCCCGCTTCTCCGTGGCCTACCAGTCCGCGGGCCGCACCCCCGAGCCCTGGCTGGGCCCCGACATCAACGAGCACCTCCGGGCCCTCAGGGAGGAGGGCTATGCGGAGGTGGTGGTGCAGGCGGTGGGCTTCCCCGCGGACCACCTGGAGGTCTACTACGACCTGGACCTCGAGGCCCAGGCCACCGCAAGGGAGGTGGGGCTAAGGCTCCTCAGGGCCCGAAGCCTCAACGCTGATTTGGACTATATCCAGGTACTCAAGGACCTGGTGGAGGAGGCGTGGCTCAGGTAGCCGTGGTGGGCGGGGGCTGGGCGGGGCTTGCCGCCGCCTTGGCCCTGAAGGAGGCCGGGGTGGACTTCCGGCTCTTTGAGGCCGGACTTCGCCTGGGGGGCAAGGTGCGCACCCATAAGGGGGAGGGGTTTTTGGTGGAAGGGGGCCCCGACGCCAGCGTGCGCTACAAAAAGGAGGTGCTGGAGCTGGCGGAGCGGTTTGGCCTCACCCCCATCGGCACCCTGCCCGCCAAGCCCGCCGCCTACATCCTGCGCAAGGGCAAGGCCCACCCCCTCCCCGAGGGGCTTTTGCAAATCGTCCCCGGGGACCTCAAGGGCCTCTACCGCACCCCCCTCCTCTCCTTTTCCGGGAAGCTTAGGGCCCTTTATGACCTCTTCCTCCCCCGCGGGGCCAAGGAGGATGAAAGCCTGAGGGAGTTCGTGGAGAGGAGGCTAGGCCCCGAGGTTTTCGCCGCCCTGGTGGCCCCCTTGGCGGGGGGCATCTACGGGGGCGAGCCCGAGGAGCTTTCCATGAAGGCCGCCTTCCCCCAGCTTCTGGAGCTGGAAAGGAGGCATCGGAGCCTCATCCTGGGGGCCATGCGGGCCAAAAAGGCCCGGGGAAGCCGCGAGGGGGGGAGCCTGTTCTTCTCCTTCCCGGAGGGGCTTGCCCTCCTAACCCGAAGGCTTGCGGAGGAGGTGGCGGGAAAAATCCTGCTGGGCACCCCGGTGCTGGCCCTCGAGCCCCTGGGGGGGCTTTACCGTCTTCACACCCCTAAGGGGACCTGGGAGGCGGAGGCCGTGGTCCTGGCCACCCCTGCCCCGGTGGCCGCCCAGCTCCTAAGGCCCTTCCTTCCCGAAGCCACCGCGCTCCTCAAGGGCATTCCCCACACCCCCGCCGCCACGGTAAGCCTGGCCTTTGCCGAGGCCCTGCCCCTGGAAGGGCATGGCCTTTTGGTGGCCAAGGGGGAGGGGTACAGGGCCAGGGGGTTCACCTGGACGCACCGGAAGTGGCCGGGAAGGGCCCCGGAGGGCTGGTCCCTGGTGCGGGCCTACTTTTCCGGGGAGACGGCGAGGCTTTCCGAGGCGGAGCTGGCCAAGGTGGCCCTGGAGGACCTCCGCCTCTTCCTGGGCCGGGAGGTGCGCCCCGAGCGCACCTGGGTCTTCCGCTTCCCCGAGGGGATGCCCGCCTACCGGGTGGGGCATCTGGAACGCATAGGGCGGTTAGAAACCGCCCTCCTCAAGGCCCCTGGCCTCTTCCTGGCGGGAAACTACCTGGAAGGGGTGGGCCTGCCCGAGGTGGTGCGCTCGGGGCGTAAGGCGGCCGAGCGGGCCCTCGGGTACCTGGCCCTAACCCCCACCCCCTAGGCAAGCCCCCGCCAGGGGGATAAGATGGGCCAAACATGGCCCTGCCCTACCCCGTGGTCGCCTTGGGCTCCCTTCTGCTCGGGCTTTTGGCGGGGGTTTTGGGCTACACCGCCCCCCACATCCTCCCCTGGCTCATGATCTTCACCGCCAGCACCGCCAGCGTGCACGGGCTTTCCTGGGGGGTGGCGGCGTCTTTGGCCTCCACCTTGGTTCTCCTTCTCTTCCCCGGCTTCAATACCTTGGCCCTAGCCTTGCTCCTCCTTTCCGCCTACCTGGCCCACGGCATCGGGGAAAGCCTCCGGCGGGCCCACCGGCGGGCCAAGGCCCTGGCCCGGAGCCAAAGGCTCCTGGCGGAGGCCCTCGAGGCCCTACCCCAAGCGGAAAACCGGGAAGAGCTCCTCCGAAGCCTCCCCGGGCGCCTGGCGGCCCTGGGGGAAGGGGGGCATGTGGGGGTATGGACACCCACCGGCCAGGGCTTCCGCCTCTTGGCAAGCATCCCTCCCCTTTCCCTTCAGGAGGTGCCCGCCAGCGGGGTCCTGGACCGGGCCTTCCGGGAGGGGCGCCCCGTGCACGTGCCCCACGTGGGCCAGGAGCCTGGCTACATCCCCGCTCCCGGCCTCCACACCCAAACGGAGCTGGCCCTGCCCCTTAAGGAAAGGGACCAGGTGGTGGCCATTTTGAACCTGGAGCGGGGGCAGCCCTTCGCTCCCGAAGAGGTGGAGGGCCTCGTGCGCTTCGCCCAGGCGGTAAGCCTCCAGCTGGACCGCTTGGCCGACCTCGAGGAGCGCAGGCTCATCGCCGACCTCTCGGAACGCCTGCAGAGCGCCAGCACCCTGGAGGAGGCGGGGGCCAAGGCCCTCGCCCTCCTCCTCGCCTCCCTGGGGCTACCCTCGGGCACCCTTTGGGAGGCGCGGGGTGGACGGATGGCAGCCTTGGCCTACCACGGGGTGGAAGAGCCCTCCCTCCTCCAGGTGCTGCGGGAAGGCCTTCCCTACGGGGTGGGCCTGGCCTGGCAGGTGTACGAGACCCAAAGCCCGGTGTTCACGGCCCGCTATGCGGAAGAAAACCGGGCGGCGCCCACCCTGAAGGCCCTGGGCTGGCGCACCTTCGCCGCCCTTCCCCTCCCTTCCCCCGGCGCGCCCCGTAGCCGCCGGGTGCTGGTGGTGGGCCAGAGGGAGGAGCGGCTTTGGCGAAAGGCGGAGGTGGAACGCCTCCTCCTCTTCTGCCGCACCCTGGGACTGGGGCTGGAGCGCCTGACGGAAAGAAGCCGCCATGAGGCGGTGAACCGGCTCTTCCTGAACCTGCTAGAGGTACCCCCCGAGGACCTCTACCAGCCCCTCCTGGAGGAGGCCATCCGCCAGGTGCCGGGCGCGGAGGCGGGAAGCCTCCTGGTCCTGGAAGGGAAAGAGTACCGCTACAAGGCGGCCCTCGGCTACGACCTGGAAGGCCTTAAGGGGGTGGCCTTTTCCTTGGAAGACCAGCTCCGCTGGTACGGGCAAGGGCGGGAAAAGGCCCTAAGGGGAGAGCCCCGCATCCTGAGCGCGGAAGCGCAGACCATCGCCGAGATCAGCCACGAGACCGCCCCCCCGGAGGTCATGGACGCCGCGGGAAGGGTCCGGGAGATCCAGGCCAACCTCTGCCTGCCCATCCCCTACAAGGGGGAGGTGCTGGCCTACCTGAACCTGGACAACCTCCACGACCCCAAGGCCTTCGGGGAGGACTCCTTGGAGGCCGCCCGCTTCTTCGCCGCGCCCCTGGCCACCCTGCTCCACGAGGTCCGCACCCGCCACCTCCTGGAGGAGGCGGCCCTCACCGACCCCCTCACAGGCCTAGGCAACCGCCGGGCCTTTGACCGTTACCTGCTGGAGGAGCTCAAGCGGGCGGAGCGCTACGGCTACCCCCTTTCCCTGGCGATCCTGGACCTACGGGGCTTCAAGCAGGTGAACGACCGCCTGGGCCACGCGGTGGGCGACCTGGCCCTGATCCAGGTGGCCCAAGCCCTTGGAAGGGAAAGGCGCAACGGGGACCGGCTCTTCCGCTGGGGCGGGGACGAGTTCGCCGCCCTTTTTCCCCACACCCCCAAACAGGGGGCCATCGCCGCCGCCTTCCGCTACGCCCAAGCCATCCAAAAGCTCTGTTTTGAGGGGCTCTGCCTGGGGGTGAACATCGGGGTGGCCACCTTTCCCGAGGACGGCACCACCCCGGATGCCCTGCTTTCCGCAGCCGACACCCGCATGTACGAGGCCAAAACCCGGGGGCTGGCGGTATTCGCTTGAAGCCCCGCCAAAAAGGGGTATACTGGACCTGGCCCACCCATGGAAGGAACCTGGGGCCCCATCCTTTGGCAAGCGCTCCTTCCCCTGCTGCGCCGGGGGCTCGAGGGGCTTGCGGAGTCGCTTGAGCAGGCGGCCCTGGCCCTCTCTGCCCACCGGGCCTACCTCTTCCGCCTGGAGGAAGGCCAGGGCACCTGGTACGCCAGCCAGCTGGCGGAATGGGCGGGTCCGGACACCACCCCCCAGCTGCAAAACCCCCACCTGCAACGCCTCCCCATGCGGGAAAGGGGCTATGGACGTTGGCTGGATCTTTTCCTTGCGGGTCGGGCGGTGGCCGGACCGGTGGCCTCCTTCCCCCAGGAGGAAAGGCCCTTGCTGGAAGCCCAAGAGATCCAAAGCCTCCTGGTGGTGCCCGTTTTCGTGGAGGAGAGGCTTTGGGGGTTCCTGGGGGTGGACGACTGCCGGCGGGAAAGGGGTTTCAGCCCAGAGGAGGAGGCCTTTCTCCGGGCTTTGGCCGAGGCCCTAGCCCACACCCTGGAACTCTGGGAAAGGAAACGGTGGCTGGAAACCCTGCTCCTCGCCTCCCCCTTTTACCTGGCGCGGCTGGACAAGGAAGGGCGCATCCTGTACGCCAACCCCGCCTTGAAAGGGGCTTTGCCCCAGGACCTGCGCCTTCCCGTGGAGGAGGCCCTCCGCCACCCCGGCCGCCCCCGCACCCTCCTCACCCGGCAGGAGCGGGCGGTGGAGTGGACCCTGGTGGCCGTGCCTGGGCCGGGGCAGGAGGTGCTGGAGGTGTTGGCCTTGGGCGTGGACGTGACCGCCCGGGAGGAGGCAGAAGCCCGGGAGAAGCGGTGGAACGCCTTCCGCAAAAACCTGCTGCGGGTTTACGAAACCCTCATGGCGGAGGGACTTTCCGACTCCATCTTTGGGCTGATCCTCGAGGCCGCCCTGGACACCATCCCCGCCGCGCAGGCGGGGAGCGTCACCGTGCTCATGGAGGACGGTGGCTACCACTTCCTGGCGGCGAAGGGCTACGACCTTAACGCCCTCCGCCAGGTATGCCTGCGCCCCGAAGAACCCCTATCCCTCACCGGCCACAGGGAGGCCCAGGTATTCACCTGGAAGGACCTGGAACGCTTCAACGCCCGTCTGGACGTAAAAAGGCGCAAAATAATGGAGGAAGCCGGCAGGGTGCGGGAGATCAAGGCCATCCTCTCCGTCCCCGTGTACCTGGCGGGGGAGCGCAAGGCCTTCTTATACCTGGATAACTTTGAGCAGGAGGACGCCTTTACCCCCCTGGACCTGGAGCTGGCCCAAGCCTTCGCCAGTCAGCTGGGCCTGCTCCTCCGCAGGTTGGAGCTGGAGGGCAGGCTCCAGCACCTGGCTTACCACGATCCCCTCACCGGTCTTCCCAACCGCCTCTTCTTCCTGGACAAGCTGGCGCAAGCCCTTGGGGAAAAGGGGACCGATCTGGCCATCCTTTACCTGGACCTGGACGGGCTCAAGCTGGTGAACGACCTGGAAGGGCATGCGGCGGGGGACGAGGTGATCCGGGTCATGGCCGCCCGCTTCCGGGCCGCCCTCCGCCCCCGCGACCTGGTGGCCCGGCAAGGGGGAGATGAGTTCTTGGTGCTCCTCACCGGCATCAAGGGGGCCGAGGACGTCATCGCCGTTGCCGAAAGGCTTCTGGAGGTGGCCCGCCTGCCCTGCCCCGTAGGGGAACGGGTCTACCACCTCTCCACCTCCATCGGCATCGCCCTGGGAGAACCCGGGCTGGCTCCGGGCGAGCTCCTCCAGCGGGCCGACCTGGCCCTGTACCGGGCCAAGGGGGAAGGCAAGGACCGCCTGGCCTTCTTTGAGCCCCACCTCCAAGAAGCCCTCCGGCGGGAAACCGATCTCCTGGAAGCCTTGCGGGAGGACCTGGAACGGGGCGAAGGCCTCTGGCTGGCCTACCAGCCCATCGTGGATCTGGGCACGGGCCAAACCGTGGCCTTAGAGGCCCTTCTCCGCTGGCGCCTGGCCCCGCCTTCGGAGCTCATTCCCCTGGTGGAAAGGCACCGGCTTATGGGCCAGCTTGGGCACTGGATCCTCCACCAGGCCTGTAAGGAGCAAGGCCGCCACGGGCTTAGGGTGCACGTGAACGTCAGCCCCCTGGAACTCCTAGACCCCACCTACCCCTTTCGGGTGGCCGAGACCCTAGAGGCAACTGGTTGTCCCCCCCACCGCCTGGTCCTGGAGGTGACCGAAACCTCCCTGATCCCCGACGACCGCGGACGCGACGCCAGCCGGGCCCTCGAGGCCCTCCGGAACCTGGGGATAGGGATCTACCTGGACGACTTCGGCTCGGGCTACTCTAGCCTGGAGCGGCTGGCCGAGCTCCCCGTGCAGGGGGTCAAGCTGGGCCAGGCCTTCACCCGGCGCCTCGGGACCCCGCCCAATCCCCAGGGCTCCTCCGCCCGGCTGGTGGCCGCCGTCTTGGCCCTGGCCAAAGCCTTGGGGCTGGAGGCCATTGCGGAGGGGATTGAGGACCAGGCCACCCTGGACTACCTGCGGCGCCTGGGCTTCCCCCTGGGCCAGGGCTACCTCTGGGGATGGCCCAAGCCCCTCCCGATAGAATGAAAAAAGTGATGGCCAACGCGCCTTGGAAAATCAGCCTGATCTACGTTGCCTTTTCCCTCCTCTGGATCCTAGGGAGCGACCAACTCCTCCTGAAGCTTCTTCCTTGGCCAGAAGAGCTAATCCGTTGGCAAACGGGCAAGGGCCTGGTTTTCGTCCTCCTTTCCGCAGGATTGATCTACGCCCTGACCGCCCGCTGGGAGCGGGACCGGCAAAGGTCGGCCCAGCTCCTGGAGGCCTCTGAGCGGCGTTTCCGGGCCCTCGTGGAAAACAGTCGGGAAGTGACCTTCGTCCTGGACGCAACAGGGCGGATCACCTACGCCTCCCCCAACGTGGGGCAGGTCCTGGGCTACGATCCCCAGGGCTACCTCCAGGAACCCACCTCCGCCCTGGGGTTTGTGCACCCGGAAGACCGCCCCTACGCCGAGGCGGTCTTCGAGGACCTGCTGCGCCATCCCGGGGCTGTTCGGGAGTACAGCTTCCGCCTGCTGGACGCCCAAGGGCAGGTGCGCCAAGCGCGGATTTGGGGGCGCAACCTTTTGCACGATCCGGCGGTGGCAGGCATCGTCCTCCACGTGCGGGACGAAAGCGAACTGGAGGAGGAACGGGCTAAGCTCCAAGGCCTCTTGGAGGCCCTCCCGGGACGGGTCTTTCAAGCCCGGGTACCGGAAGGTGCCGACCCTGCCTTCCTTCCCCTTTGGTACGCTTCCCCCCAAGGGGAAGCCATCCTGGGGTACCCTCCTCAGGAGCTCGGCAAAGACCCGCACGCCTTCTATGCCAAGGTGCACCCCGAGGACCGGGAAAAGGCCCAGCAGGTGCGCCGGGAAGCGGTAAAGCGCCCCTATGAACCCCAAAGGGTCACCTACCGTTTCTGGCATGGGCAAAGGCAACGCTGGATCTGGATGCAGGACACCCTGGTTTATCACCCTTACAATCGCCTGCTGACCGGCTACGGGGTGGAGGTCACCGAGATCATGGAGGCGGAGGAACGCTTCCGCCTCCTCTTCCAAGCCCATCCCCTGCCCATGTGGGTCTACGACCGGGAAACCTACCGCTTCCTGGAGGTGAACGAGGCGGCCCTCGCCCAGTATGGCTACACCCGGGAGGAGTTCCTCTCCATGACCATTCTGGAAATCAGTCCGGAACAGGAGCGGCTCCTGGAGGAACTCCCGAGCGAAAGACCCCCATTGTCCCATTCAGGCCCCTGGACCCACCGCTTGAAGGACGGGCGGGAGATCCAGGTGGAGATCCACTCCCATCTCCTGGACTATGCGGGCCGGCCCGCGGTCTTGGTGGTGGCCCTGGACGTCACCCAGGAGAAGGCTAAGGAAAGAGCCCTCCGGGAGTCCGAGGCCCTCTTCCGCACCCTGGCGGAAACCGCTCCCGCCCTCATCCTCATGTGGCAGGGGGAGCGCCTCACCTTTGCCAACGAAGAGGCCCTACGCCTCACCGGATACACCCGGGAGGAGCTCCAAAGCCGGCCCATCTGGGAGTTCGTCCATCCAGCCGATCGGGAGATGGTGCGGGAAAGGGGTCTGGCCCGCATCCGTGGGGACAACCCTCCGAGCCGCTATCCCTTTCGCATCCTCACCAAGGCGGGGGAGGTGCGCTGGCTGGACTATTCCGCCGCCCGGGTGGAGATCGGCGGCAAGCCTGCCGTCTTGGGGGTGGGGCTGGACATCACGGAGGCCAAGGAGCGGGAGCTCGCCTTGGAGGCCTTCGCCCGGGTGAGCCTGGCCCTGCGGCAAAGCGAGGACCTGAAGGAGATGATGGAGGCCGCCCTGGACACGGTGCTCGCCGTCATGGAGGCCCCGGCGGGGAGCATCCTCCTCTACGACCAGGAGACGGGCCGCCTGGAGGAGGCGGCGAGCCGGGGCTGGCTTAAGGAGGTCCCCACACCCCCCACCCTGGCCGAAGGGGGCATGGTGGCCCGGGCCTTCCAGGGAGAGGTGGTGGTCAGCCAGGACCTGAAGCAGGACCCCCGGGTGCGCCCTGGGGCCCGGAGCCTGGTCCCCGAGGGCTGGAGCGGGGTCGTGGTCCCCCTTCTGGCGGGCAAGGAACCCGTGGGGGCCCTCACCCTGGCCTGGCCTCACCCCCGCACCCCTACCCCGAGGGAGGTGGAACGGGCCCAGTTGGTGGCGGAAACCCTGGGCAACGCCGTGCACCGGGCCAGCCTTCGCCGTAAGCTCGCCCGGAGGGTGGAGCACCTGGAGGCCCTCCGGGCCATAGACCAGGCCATCGCCGGCTCCTTGGCCCTCGAGCCCACCCTGGAGATCTTCCTCAACCAGGTGATGCGCCTTCCCCTGGACGCCGCCGCCCTCTTTCTTTATGAACCCAGGGAAAAGGGCCTCAGGCTGGAGGGCCACCGGGGCTTCCTCTCCCCCAAGGCCCTCCTGCCCAAAGAAATCCGCCTGGGCCAGGGCCACGTGGGCCAGGCCGCCCTGCAGGGGGGCAAGGTGGCCGTGGACGACCTCACCCGGCAACCTGGGGCTCACCCGGACTTCACCCTCAAAGAGGGTCTGGTGGCGGAACGGGTCTATCCCCTCTTCGCCAAAGGCAAACTCCTGGGTGCCTTGGCTGTCTTTACCCGCAGGCCATGGGACCTTTCCCCTGAGGACGAGGAGTTCCTCGAGGCCCTGGCCACCCAGGGCGCCATCGCCCTGGACAACGCCCGCACCTTCCAGGAACTCCTGAAAAGCCAGCGGGAGCTGGAGGCCGCCTACGACCTCACCCTCTGGGGCTGGGCTAAGGCGGTGGAACTAAGGGACCAGGAGACCGCCGGGCACACCGAGCGGGTCACGGCGCTCACCCTGCGCCTAAGCAGGGCCCTGGGGGTGCCCGAGGAAGACCTAGACGACATAAGGCGGGGAGCCATCCTCCACGACGTGGGCAAGCTGGGCATCCCCGACGCCATCCTCCTCAAACCGGAGCCCCTCACCGAGGAGGAGCAGGCCATCATGAAAAAACACCCCGTCTACGCCTACGAGTGGCTCTCCGGCATCCCCTTCCTCAAGAAGGCCCTGGAGATCCCTTATGGCCACCACGAGCGCTGGGACGGCTCCGGATACCCCCGGGGGCTAAAGGGCCTGGAGATCCCCCTTTCGGCCCGCATCTTCGCCGTGGTGGACGTGTACGACGCCCTGACCTCCGACCGCCCTTACCGGAAGGCCTGGCCCAGGGATAAGGCCCTGGCCTACATAGAAGAGCAAGGGGGCAAGCAGTTTGACCCCGAGGTGGTGGCGGCCTTCCTGGGGTTGATGGCCGGGGAAGAGCATCTCCTGTCCTAGGGGCCGAAGCGTGCCCGGGAGAGGCGAAGAGGCATGGCCCCGGCCTTTTTGGGCTTGGGCCACCACGGGGCACTTAGCCCCAGCCCAGGAGCCGCCGGGCCTCCGGGGAAAGCCGGGCCGGGGTCCAAGGGGGTTCAAAGGTGAGTTCCACCTCTACCTCCTCCACGCCCGGGATGCGGCTTAAGGCCTGCCGCACCGCATCCCCCATGCTGTCGTGCAGGGGGCAGCCCGGGGTGGTGAGGGTCATGCGCACATAGGCCCTAGGGGGATCCACCTTAAGCTCGTAGATGAGCCCCAGGTTCACCACGTCCAGGCCCAGCTCCGGGTCGTAGACCGTGCGCAAAAGGTTCCACGCCTGCTCCTCCAAAGGGTTCATCGCCGCATCACCTCCCAAAGGGCGTAAACATGGGGAAAAACGCCGGCGAGGTAGATCCACCCCGCCCAGGGAAGGAAGGGAAGAAGAAGCGCCCCCACGGCCAACAAAGCCCCTGCCCCATACCCCGCGCCCTCCGGGAGCATCTCCTTGAGCAGGGGCACCTTCTCCTTCCCCGCCCTCGGGGCATACCGGTGGGTCCAGACCAAAAAGGGCAGGATCTTGTAGAGCATCCCCGTCACCACCAGCCCCACGAAACCCAAGGCGAACCAAAGGGCTGCCCAGACCGGTTGAAAGGGCAGAGCCAGGAGGGCAAGGCCCAGGAAGAAAAGGCCCAGGAGGTAGTGCCGCACCCCGATGTCCAGGGCCTTTTTCATACGGTTTTTGAGGATGCGCCCGGTGTCGTAGAGGGCGAGGGCATAGGCCAAAAGGAGGAGGAGATAGCCCAGCCTCTCCCCCATGGCCAGACCCAGAAGCCCCAGGTTGGCCGCCCAGAGGAAAAGCCCCAAGACCCGCTCGTCCACCCCGTGGGTGAGGGTGAACATGGAAAGGAGCTTAAACCCCACCCCCAGGATGGAGAGGAGGAAGACCCCACCCAAACCGGCAAGGAGGTGCCAGACCAGCCTTTCCGGGTCGTAAAAGCCGTAGCGCTGGGAAAGGGCCTGCAAAAGGCCCAAGAGAGGGGTGAGGACCAGGTAGAAGACCACCCAGGCCAAGGCGGTGGCCACCCGGTTCCAACGGGGGCTTGGCGGAAGGTGAGGTAGGCGTGGTAGGCGAAAAAGAGCAGGGCCACAAGGGTCAGGGCCCCCCCACCGGGACCAGAAGGGGCGCTTGGGCGAAGCCCAAGGCCAGAAGGAAAACCCCCAGGCCCCACAGGGCCATCACCGGATACCCCCATTCCGGGCGAAAGAGGGGCGCCTCCAGGACCACCGGCAAAAGCTGGTGCATGGCCCCGAGGAGCACCCCCACCCCAAAGCCCAGGAGGAACAGGTGGGCCACGGCCAAACCCAAGGGTGCCGGGGTAAGGAAAGCGCCTCCGGATGAAGGGCCAGAAGAAGGCCGGCCGCCAGGAAAAACCCCTCTCCCCAAAAGATGAAACCGGCGGGGATGGCGAGGGGGATCACGCGGGTATGGGCCGTGGCCAACATCAGGTTAATCTTGAGTCCGCCCCTCGGGATTGGCCATGACCCAGGTCAAGACCCCCCTCAGCGGCCCGGGGGCAGGAGGGTGAGGAGGTCCCCCTCCCCCAAGGGGGTGGCCAGGCCCTCGAGGTAGCGCACATCCCGGCCATTGAGCAACACCGCCCAGCGGGGCCTAAACCGCCAGAGGGTCTTGGGCTCCAACCAAAGGCCCACCTCCTCCTCGGCGGCCACGGCCTCCAGGGCCAAGTCCCTTAGGGCGGGGTTCACGGCAAAGGCCTTGAGGAGGGCTTCCCCCACGCTACCCGCCCGCAGGGAAAGGGGCTTGGGCAAGGCAGGGTAGGCCAGGCCCAAGGCCTGGAAGCGCACGGCCACCCTACCCTCCCTCAGGGCCAAGGCCGCATCAAACCCCTTCCGCATCACCTCCTCCTGGGCGGCCAGGTAGACGAGCCATGGGCGCACGTCCCGCACCCTCTCCGCCACGTACCGCCCCACCTGGGCAAAGGAAAGGCCCACGTACTCCGGAGGGATATGGGCCCCCTTCGGGCCAAGCCCCCCGTGCCA
This window encodes:
- the hemH gene encoding ferrochelatase; the encoded protein is MNVLLMAYGTPYTPEEIEPYYTDIRRGRRPSEELLKELEERYAAIGKSPLNEITLAQAIRLQALLNLEAPAYPKRLLGPFGPRTPQGPARVYVGTKHWHPSIGEAIAAMHEDGVKRAVAIVAAPHYSLRSVAEYKEKVEQALKALPEPMEFLWVESYEAHPGLIAAYARRLEEAIWRLQEPRKAAYVFTAHSIPLSAVERGDPYPRQVERTAELIAKRLALPRFSVAYQSAGRTPEPWLGPDINEHLRALREEGYAEVVVQAVGFPADHLEVYYDLDLEAQATAREVGLRLLRARSLNADLDYIQVLKDLVEEAWLR
- the hemG gene encoding protoporphyrinogen oxidase, whose amino-acid sequence is MAQVAVVGGGWAGLAAALALKEAGVDFRLFEAGLRLGGKVRTHKGEGFLVEGGPDASVRYKKEVLELAERFGLTPIGTLPAKPAAYILRKGKAHPLPEGLLQIVPGDLKGLYRTPLLSFSGKLRALYDLFLPRGAKEDESLREFVERRLGPEVFAALVAPLAGGIYGGEPEELSMKAAFPQLLELERRHRSLILGAMRAKKARGSREGGSLFFSFPEGLALLTRRLAEEVAGKILLGTPVLALEPLGGLYRLHTPKGTWEAEAVVLATPAPVAAQLLRPFLPEATALLKGIPHTPAATVSLAFAEALPLEGHGLLVAKGEGYRARGFTWTHRKWPGRAPEGWSLVRAYFSGETARLSEAELAKVALEDLRLFLGREVRPERTWVFRFPEGMPAYRVGHLERIGRLETALLKAPGLFLAGNYLEGVGLPEVVRSGRKAAERALGYLALTPTP
- a CDS encoding sensor domain-containing diguanylate cyclase: MALPYPVVALGSLLLGLLAGVLGYTAPHILPWLMIFTASTASVHGLSWGVAASLASTLVLLLFPGFNTLALALLLLSAYLAHGIGESLRRAHRRAKALARSQRLLAEALEALPQAENREELLRSLPGRLAALGEGGHVGVWTPTGQGFRLLASIPPLSLQEVPASGVLDRAFREGRPVHVPHVGQEPGYIPAPGLHTQTELALPLKERDQVVAILNLERGQPFAPEEVEGLVRFAQAVSLQLDRLADLEERRLIADLSERLQSASTLEEAGAKALALLLASLGLPSGTLWEARGGRMAALAYHGVEEPSLLQVLREGLPYGVGLAWQVYETQSPVFTARYAEENRAAPTLKALGWRTFAALPLPSPGAPRSRRVLVVGQREERLWRKAEVERLLLFCRTLGLGLERLTERSRHEAVNRLFLNLLEVPPEDLYQPLLEEAIRQVPGAEAGSLLVLEGKEYRYKAALGYDLEGLKGVAFSLEDQLRWYGQGREKALRGEPRILSAEAQTIAEISHETAPPEVMDAAGRVREIQANLCLPIPYKGEVLAYLNLDNLHDPKAFGEDSLEAARFFAAPLATLLHEVRTRHLLEEAALTDPLTGLGNRRAFDRYLLEELKRAERYGYPLSLAILDLRGFKQVNDRLGHAVGDLALIQVAQALGRERRNGDRLFRWGGDEFAALFPHTPKQGAIAAAFRYAQAIQKLCFEGLCLGVNIGVATFPEDGTTPDALLSAADTRMYEAKTRGLAVFA
- a CDS encoding bifunctional diguanylate cyclase/phosphodiesterase, with protein sequence MEGTWGPILWQALLPLLRRGLEGLAESLEQAALALSAHRAYLFRLEEGQGTWYASQLAEWAGPDTTPQLQNPHLQRLPMRERGYGRWLDLFLAGRAVAGPVASFPQEERPLLEAQEIQSLLVVPVFVEERLWGFLGVDDCRRERGFSPEEEAFLRALAEALAHTLELWERKRWLETLLLASPFYLARLDKEGRILYANPALKGALPQDLRLPVEEALRHPGRPRTLLTRQERAVEWTLVAVPGPGQEVLEVLALGVDVTAREEAEAREKRWNAFRKNLLRVYETLMAEGLSDSIFGLILEAALDTIPAAQAGSVTVLMEDGGYHFLAAKGYDLNALRQVCLRPEEPLSLTGHREAQVFTWKDLERFNARLDVKRRKIMEEAGRVREIKAILSVPVYLAGERKAFLYLDNFEQEDAFTPLDLELAQAFASQLGLLLRRLELEGRLQHLAYHDPLTGLPNRLFFLDKLAQALGEKGTDLAILYLDLDGLKLVNDLEGHAAGDEVIRVMAARFRAALRPRDLVARQGGDEFLVLLTGIKGAEDVIAVAERLLEVARLPCPVGERVYHLSTSIGIALGEPGLAPGELLQRADLALYRAKGEGKDRLAFFEPHLQEALRRETDLLEALREDLERGEGLWLAYQPIVDLGTGQTVALEALLRWRLAPPSELIPLVERHRLMGQLGHWILHQACKEQGRHGLRVHVNVSPLELLDPTYPFRVAETLEATGCPPHRLVLEVTETSLIPDDRGRDASRALEALRNLGIGIYLDDFGSGYSSLERLAELPVQGVKLGQAFTRRLGTPPNPQGSSARLVAAVLALAKALGLEAIAEGIEDQATLDYLRRLGFPLGQGYLWGWPKPLPIE